The region CCTTTATCGCGCTGGGGAGAGCCCTTTTGCCTTGGTCTTTGCTTCTAACATGACATTTCCAGCCCATTCCCGGGGGCTCCCAAAAGCCCCCTTACAACGAAGATGGACTTCCTAGAGCCTTCTAGTATTACTCCGCTACCAACATACCATGTTATGAGCTCGGCGGAAGGCAGAGGACCGGACGTTACGAATGAACAAGCTCTCGAATGGTATAAAAATATGTTGACAGGTACGAGTAGGGAAGTCAAAAAATACAACTGAGCTAAGACCATATTTGAAGTCAATATCATGGATTCAATCATGTTTGAGGCACAGCGCCATGGCCGTCTAAGCTTTTACATGGTACGCATTACCAATGCCCGACTACTGTGTAATACCAACTGACAGGCATATTTAGGTTTCTgcgggcgaggaggccgTGATGATAGGTTCTGCAGCAGCATTGACGCCAGACGACGTGATAACATGCCAGTACCGAGAGACTGGAGTTTTCCTACAACGTGGGTTCACATTGACAGACTTCATGAGTCAGCTCGCTGCAAACCACAATGATCCCGGGAAGGGGCGCAATATGCCAGTGCACTACagtgggaagaagaaggttaaCGTGGTAGGTTTCCATGACTTCTGATATCCAAGCATAGCTAATTGAGGGTAAACTAGCACGCTGTTGCGTCTACCCTTGCAACGCAAATCCCACACGCCACGGGCGCGGCGTACGCACTGAAGCTAGACGCCCAAGAGGACCCTACACGGTCTCCCAGCGTTGCAGCGTGTTACTTTGGTGACGGGGCCGCTAGCGAGGGAGACTTCCACGCGGCTCTCAACGTGGCCGCTGTGAAGAAATGCCCTATAATTTTCATCTGTCGGAACAATGGGTTTGCTATATCCACACCAACAAGCGAACAATATATCGGCGACGGCATCGCTGTACGTGGACTTGGGTACGGTATACCTTCTATTCGAGTAGACGGAACAGATATCTTTGCTGTCTACGAAGCCACACGGGAGGCGCGGCGTCGGGCTCTAGAGAATGGCGGCCAGCCCGTTCTCATGGAGTTCATGAGCTATCGGATCTCACATCACAGTACTAGCGATGACAGCATGGCGTATCGCGACCGGAGTGAAGTTGAGAACTGGAGAACGCGGCACAACCCAGTTACCAGACTCAAGGTATGGCTAGAGAGTAAGGGACTTTGGAatgaggagatggacaaAGAAGTCAGATCAAGCATTCGAGCAGCAGTGCTTCGGGAGCTGGTTGAAGCAGAGAAGCTGCCAAAACCCAAGCTTAGTGGGATCTTCGATGATGTGTATGCTGAGCTGACAGAGGAGGCCGAAGAACAGCGGGAGGAgatgatgaggttgatgacCAAGTATCCAGAAGAGTACGACATCAACGCTCATGTGGATGGGATCAAAGGTCTGTAGCTAGAGCTGAATGATACGGAACAATACAATTTGCCCAAGGACATCAATGAACATCATTTTTTGTATGCCAGGGCTTACGATATAAGCGTGATCTAACAAGTATAGAAGTGATTATGGGGCTGCTCAATGTCAGTAGTGGCTTTTACAGGTGGAGATAAATCTATATTCAGAAATTGGTATGAAAATATATCAAACAGCCTATAATTTCTAGCTACTTGCCAAATTGCACCATTTGCACTACTTAGACATTCATGGTTTCATGAATGGCGTCGTATATCCCTAGACAGTGTTAGATGCATGACCATAATGTAGACGGAAGGAGCATACGTGTTACATCGGGCAAGATATACTTCTCCCACGCGAGCCCGGTGTGAGTAGACCAGCCAGCAACCCGCTTAACTGGAGCCTcgaggtggaagaaggcTTTATCCTGAATTGTCGAAGCGACCTCTGCGCCAACTCCGAAATTAACCATGCTTTCGTGCACAATGATGGCGCGGCCGGTCTTTTTCACACTATCAATCACCGTCTGCCGGTCCCATGGATATACCGTTCTTAGATCGATGAGTTCAATATTTAAGCCCTTGATCTCTCGTTCCACAGCTTCAATGGCGGCCTGACAGGTATAGAGAGGCCGACCGTAGGAGATTATAGTCAGATCGGACCCTTCCTTGAGAACCTCTGCCTTGCTCAATGGTAGTGTGTATGTTGCTTCAGGGACCTCTTCCACAGCGGCGCGGTAGAGAATCTTAGGCTCCATGAATATGACTGGGTCCTCTGACTCCAGAATCGAGGCCAGGAGAAGTCCCTTTGCCTGAGAGGGCGAACGGGGGATGACCACTCGCATCCCAGGGACATGGCAGAAAAGACTCTCGGGCGACTGGCTGTGGTATCTGTAAATCACTCGCATTAGTAGGCAATCTCATAGCAACTACGCTGCAACTTACAATGCGCCATggccaactcctccacaAGGCATTCGAACCACCATGCCCGCAAGGTTGCTCCCTGTCAAGCCCTCCCGGTAGCGAAACTTGCTTGCCTCGTTCACAATCTGATCAAAGGCCGGAAACACATAATCCGCAAACTGAATTTCGACGACTGG is a window of Aspergillus puulaauensis MK2 DNA, chromosome 4, nearly complete sequence DNA encoding:
- a CDS encoding thiamine pyrophosphate-dependent dehydrogenase E1 component subunit alpha (COG:C;~EggNog:ENOG410Q9DP;~InterPro:IPR034616,IPR029061,IPR001017;~PFAM:PF00676;~go_function: GO:0003826 - alpha-ketoacid dehydrogenase activity [Evidence IEA];~go_function: GO:0003863 - 3-methyl-2-oxobutanoate dehydrogenase (2-methylpropanoyl-transferring) activity [Evidence IEA];~go_function: GO:0016624 - oxidoreductase activity, acting on the aldehyde or oxo group of donors, disulfide as acceptor [Evidence IEA];~go_process: GO:0009083 - branched-chain amino acid catabolic process [Evidence IEA]), coding for MLGRTYRAFAARPLAYGPQLFRASSSASNVGYPPIPFPGAPKSPLTTKMDFLEPSSITPLPTYHVMSSAEGRGPDVTNEQALEWYKNMLTVNIMDSIMFEAQRHGRLSFYMVSAGEEAVMIGSAAALTPDDVITCQYRETGVFLQRGFTLTDFMSQLAANHNDPGKGRNMPVHYSGKKKVNVHAVASTLATQIPHATGAAYALKLDAQEDPTRSPSVAACYFGDGAASEGDFHAALNVAAVKKCPIIFICRNNGFAISTPTSEQYIGDGIAVRGLGYGIPSIRVDGTDIFAVYEATREARRRALENGGQPVLMEFMSYRISHHSTSDDSMAYRDRSEVENWRTRHNPVTRLKVWLESKGLWNEEMDKEVRSSIRAAVLRELVEAEKLPKPKLSGIFDDVYAELTEEAEEQREEMMRLMTKYPEEYDINAHVDGIKGL
- a CDS encoding alpha-ketoacid dehydrogenase subunit beta (COG:C;~EggNog:ENOG410PJGZ;~InterPro:IPR029061,IPR033248,IPR009014,IPR005475;~PFAM:PF02779,PF02780;~go_function: GO:0003824 - catalytic activity [Evidence IEA]), producing the protein MTACARTFTRQCRGYATSVNVKPRQLNLPIDFKTTPLLHHTSQTFQNTGLPHEGPSKRMNLFQAVNDALATALRTSNKVLCFGEDVAFGGVFRCTTGLQAEFGADRVFNTPLTEQGIVGAAIGMAAEGRKPVVEIQFADYVFPAFDQIVNEASKFRYREGLTGSNLAGMVVRMPCGGVGHGALYHSQSPESLFCHVPGMRVVIPRSPSQAKGLLLASILESEDPVIFMEPKILYRAAVEEVPEATYTLPLSKAEVLKEGSDLTIISYGRPLYTCQAAIEAVEREIKGLNIELIDLRTVYPWDRQTVIDSVKKTGRAIIVHESMVNFGVGAEVASTIQDKAFFHLEAPVKRVAGWSTHTGLAWEKYILPDVTRIYDAIHETMNV